The sequence CGTCGGCTCCACGCCGACAGTGACGGGGACCAGCCGCATCGATCGTGCGTTCGATGAGAGCGACCAGCGCTATTACCATGTTCCGTGCCCGCACTGTGGGGAATATCAGGTACTGGAATGGGGCGGTACGGACACGCCCTATGGCATCAAGTGGGAAAAGGACGCCGACGGCAACCACCTGCCGGAAACCGCGTACTACGTCTGTCGGCACAATGGTTGCGTGATCCATCACAACGAAAAGGCCGGGATGATCAAGCTCGGCGAATGGCGCGCGACGAAACCGTTTAACGGCAATGCCGGATTTCACATCTGGGCCGGCTACAGCCTATTCCCCAATGCCGCGTGGAAATATCTGGTGGCCGAATGGCTGCGGGTGAAAGATGACCCGCTGGCACGGCAGACGTTTATTAACCTGGTACTGGGCGAATCGTACGAAGACCGCGGCGAAAAAGCGCTGAGCGATCGCAAGTTGGCGGAACGCTGCGAGGTTTACCCGGCGGAAGTCCCGGACGGCGTGGCGGTGCTCACGGCTGGCGTCGATACCCAGGATAACCGGTTTGAAATATCGGTATGGGGCTGGGGGCTTAATGAAGAAAGTTGGTCGATAGTTCACGACGTGATAGAGGGCGATCTGGAAACCGCCGAGCCGTGGCAGCGCCTGGATGCCTATCTGCAACAAATCTGGCGGCGCGCTGACGGGCGCGGACTCACTCTGATGGCGGTCTGCATGGACTCCGGCGGTCACCATACCCAGAAAGTTTACGAGTTCGCCAAAGAACGGCTGGGCCGGCGCATCTGGGCGATAAAAGGGGAGTCGGCGCGAGGGGGTAAACGCTCTCCCGTCTGGCCGACAAAGCGCCCGACATCCCGGAGTAAATTCCAGTTCCGGCCGATCATTCTCGGGGTTAACGCGGCAAAAGATGCCATCCGCAGCCGTCTGCATATCGAGGTGCCGGATGATCACGCGCCCGGCGATCCGATATCGGGATACATGCATTTTCCTGTTGAGCGGGACATTAACTATTTTTCCCAGCTACTGGCGGAACGGTCTGTGATGAAAACCTCCGGCGGTCAGCGCTATCGCGTGTGGGAACAGTTGCCGGGCCGCGCCAATGAGGCGCTGGACTGTCTGGTGTACGCGTACGCTGCGTTGTGTGGACTGCTGTTTTTCGGGCTGAAACTCAATGTGATGGCGGCTAACCAGCAGAAAGACCCGTCTTCGCTGCTGCCGCCCCCGACGGAGCCGGAGGAAAAACAGAATCTGCGCCTGCCCGGCGTCACCATCAAAACCCCGGATAAGCCGGCACCAAAATCGCTGCATAGGCGGTTGGCTCACTAACGAGGATTTTCATGTTTGATCCCAACTCCAGTTTATTGGCTGGTGCGATGACTCGCGGCCAGTTACTGGCCGCGCTCACCGCCGCACAGCAGGCGTACATAGAATTGTCATCCGGTGCCAAAGGAGTGTCGTTTTCCTACGCACAGGGCGACGGGACGCGATCGGTATCGTATCAGCAGACGGACATCGGGCAACTGATGTCCCTGATCCAACTGTTACAGGCACAACTGGGCATCGTGAAACGTCCGCGCCGGACGTTAAGGTTTCGGTACTGATGAATGAAATTCGAATTCTGGGCGCCGACGGCCGGCCGCTGCCAACTTCCGGAGGCCCACGCCGTTCCGCGCTGAACGGAAGCGGCCGCGTTCCCTACGATGCCGCCGACTCATTCAGCGATCAGTTGGCAAACTGGCAGCCGGCACTGTGGTCCCCTGACAACGAGATCAACATTTACCGTGATCGTATTGTGTCCCGAGTCCGGGATATGGTGCGTAACGATGGGTGGGCTGCCGGCAGCGTTACCCGTATCCTCGACTCCGCTGTGGGGGCGACGTTTCGGCCGCTGGCTAAAGCTGATTACCGTGCGTTACAGATGATGAGCGGGGTCAAGGGGTTTGATGCTGCATGGGCGGATGAATATGGGCGAGCCATTGAGGCCGCCTGGCGGCGCTGGGCGAATGATCCTGGTCGTTACTGCGATGTCGAGCGCAAGAAGACCGTTTCGCAGCTCCTTCGAATTGGGTTTCGCCACAAGTTGATCGACGGGGACACACTTGCGGTGATGCAATACCGTACTGACAGGTTGGGAATGGGCAAAGCCCGGTATGCGACCACGGTACAATTGATTGACCCTGATCGCCTGAGCAATCCCCAGGAGCAGTTCGATATGCCTAACGTTCGCGGGGGCGTGGAAATCGACGCCGACGGTGCGCCGGTGGCCTATCACATCCGCAAAGCACACATTGGTGACTGGTGGAGCGGTGAGAAAACCATGACGTGGGACCGCATCGAACGGGAAACCTCATGGGGTCGCCCGATCGTCATCCATGACTTTGACGGCGACCGGGCGACTCAGCATCGCGGAACCAGCATGTTCACCCCCATTGTACAGCGCCTGAAAATGCTGACGAAGTACGACCAGACGGAACTGGAAGCAGCGATCCTGAATGCCGTTTTCGGCGCCTACGTTACATCGCCCTATGACCCGCGTCTGTTCGAAGATGGACTGCGGCAGGATGATGTTCTCGCCTATCAGGATATGCGCACCGATTTTCATAACGATCATCGCATTTCACTGCATGGCGGCGCGAAGATGCCAATTTTGCCACCGGGTGAGACTATCACGACCGTCGACGCCTCGCGGCCGAACAGTAATTTTGCGGCGTTTGAAAGTGCGGTGCTGCGCAACTGCGCGGCGGCGACCGGCATATCAACTCAACAGTTAACACAGGACTGGAGCGATGTTAACTACAGTTCGGCGCGCGCCGCCATGCTGGAGGCGTGGAAGACGTTAACACGACGCAGAGATGATTTTGCGGCCGGATTTGCGCAGCCGATCCTGTCCTGTTTTATCGAAGAACTCCACTCTCTGGGCGAGGTGCCGCTCCCTGCCGGTGCGCCGGATTTTCTTGAGGCGCGCGCGGAATATGTTCGAGCCAAGTGGATGGGGCCGGGTCGCGGTTGGGTTGATCCGGTAGCCGAGAAGAAAGGCGCCATTCTGGGGCTAGAGGCGGGTATGTCTACGCTGGAAAAAGAAGTGGCTGAAAATGATGGCGAGGACTGGGAAGAAGTGATGGACCAGCGCGCGCGGGAAATCGAAGCCTGTAAAGAACGCGGCCTGCCGTTGCCGTCCTGGGCGCAGGCGGACACGTTCGCGCCGAATCAAAAGGAGGCACAGTGAATTTACCTCATCTGGCACAGCGGCTGTTTAATACACCGCTGGCGCTGCATCCCCGAAAGGCCGAGGTGGTCATGACCGCATTGGCCGAGCGGATGGGTATTAGCAAAATACAGTCGAACGCCGCGTTCTTGGGCGACGGACAGGAGTTTGAACGCGAGGGGCGCGACTGCGGCTATGACGTGCTGGAGGGCGTCGCCGTTATCCCGGTTTACGGCACGCTGGTGCAAAAACTGGGTTCGCTGCGGCCCTGGAGTGGCATGACCGGTTATGACGGCATCCGACGCTGTTTTTTGACAGCGATGAACGATCCGGAGGTTCGGGCTATCTGCCTGGATATCGATTCTCCTGGCGGAGAAGTGGCCGGATGTTTCGACCTGGTGGACACCCTCTACGGCGCCCGCGGCGAAAAACCGATTCACGCAATCCTGACCGAAAGTGCCTACTCCGCGGCTTACGCACTCGCCAGCGCGGCTGACAAAATCATTGTGCCGCGCACCGGCGGCGTTGGTTCCGTTGGCGTCATCGTCATCCACTGCGACTGGTCCCAGCACATTGCCGATGATGGGCTGAAGGTCACCATAGTCAAATATGGCGACCGGAAAGCGGAGACGAATCCCTACGTACCGCTGACCGAGGAGGCGCTAACGTCCCTGCAGGTTGAGGTCGACGAAGTGGGGCAATTATTTGTGTCCACGGTAGCCCGTAACCGTGGCATATCGGAATCAGCAATACGGGATACGCAGGCCGCCCCCTTCCTGTCAT comes from Brenneria nigrifluens DSM 30175 = ATCC 13028 and encodes:
- a CDS encoding phage terminase large subunit family protein, with the translated sequence MRQMTEERDNAAAWLNFSRALVKARQDVRPPEPLSLSEWANRYAVLSKETSAQTGKFRSFAYQDGIMDAFTDPAVMQVTVKKSARVGYTKILDHVTAYYLSHDPSPILVVQPRVEDAEDYSKTEIMPMLRDTPALADICPDPKAKDSNQTILKKTFSNGANLTLTGANSPGGFRRITCRIILFDEVDGYPSGGAGMEGDQIALGIKRSETFWNRKIGVGSTPTVTGTSRIDRAFDESDQRYYHVPCPHCGEYQVLEWGGTDTPYGIKWEKDADGNHLPETAYYVCRHNGCVIHHNEKAGMIKLGEWRATKPFNGNAGFHIWAGYSLFPNAAWKYLVAEWLRVKDDPLARQTFINLVLGESYEDRGEKALSDRKLAERCEVYPAEVPDGVAVLTAGVDTQDNRFEISVWGWGLNEESWSIVHDVIEGDLETAEPWQRLDAYLQQIWRRADGRGLTLMAVCMDSGGHHTQKVYEFAKERLGRRIWAIKGESARGGKRSPVWPTKRPTSRSKFQFRPIILGVNAAKDAIRSRLHIEVPDDHAPGDPISGYMHFPVERDINYFSQLLAERSVMKTSGGQRYRVWEQLPGRANEALDCLVYAYAALCGLLFFGLKLNVMAANQQKDPSSLLPPPTEPEEKQNLRLPGVTIKTPDKPAPKSLHRRLAH
- the gpW gene encoding gpW family head-tail joining protein, with protein sequence MFDPNSSLLAGAMTRGQLLAALTAAQQAYIELSSGAKGVSFSYAQGDGTRSVSYQQTDIGQLMSLIQLLQAQLGIVKRPRRTLRFRY
- a CDS encoding S49 family peptidase; the protein is MNLPHLAQRLFNTPLALHPRKAEVVMTALAERMGISKIQSNAAFLGDGQEFEREGRDCGYDVLEGVAVIPVYGTLVQKLGSLRPWSGMTGYDGIRRCFLTAMNDPEVRAICLDIDSPGGEVAGCFDLVDTLYGARGEKPIHAILTESAYSAAYALASAADKIIVPRTGGVGSVGVIVIHCDWSQHIADDGLKVTIVKYGDRKAETNPYVPLTEEALTSLQVEVDEVGQLFVSTVARNRGISESAIRDTQAAPFLSSDGVRIGLADEVKAPDAAFRDLLKTIGN
- a CDS encoding phage portal protein, with translation MNEIRILGADGRPLPTSGGPRRSALNGSGRVPYDAADSFSDQLANWQPALWSPDNEINIYRDRIVSRVRDMVRNDGWAAGSVTRILDSAVGATFRPLAKADYRALQMMSGVKGFDAAWADEYGRAIEAAWRRWANDPGRYCDVERKKTVSQLLRIGFRHKLIDGDTLAVMQYRTDRLGMGKARYATTVQLIDPDRLSNPQEQFDMPNVRGGVEIDADGAPVAYHIRKAHIGDWWSGEKTMTWDRIERETSWGRPIVIHDFDGDRATQHRGTSMFTPIVQRLKMLTKYDQTELEAAILNAVFGAYVTSPYDPRLFEDGLRQDDVLAYQDMRTDFHNDHRISLHGGAKMPILPPGETITTVDASRPNSNFAAFESAVLRNCAAATGISTQQLTQDWSDVNYSSARAAMLEAWKTLTRRRDDFAAGFAQPILSCFIEELHSLGEVPLPAGAPDFLEARAEYVRAKWMGPGRGWVDPVAEKKGAILGLEAGMSTLEKEVAENDGEDWEEVMDQRAREIEACKERGLPLPSWAQADTFAPNQKEAQ